TCCTAATGTCTCCGTAATCATATCCCCAAAAGCAACAAATACGTCCAAAAATCCTTTCCCTAAATTTACCATCTCACTCAAAAATACTTTCTCTGGATCCTTTACTCCACCACTATTACATCCCATCATCACCATCATCATCACCATTATTATTCCTTTTACTATTCTCCCCCTCTTTATCTCTCCTCTCTTCCCTCTCTCTCCTCCTCTCTCTAATTCTCTTCTCCCAATTTCTCTTTCATGCCTTTCTTAGTCTCATTTTATTATTTACCTTTCTTCTGAAAATAGCAAAAAAGAAAAAACAAAATCAAACTCATAATAAAAAAGATAGATGGCGATTATTAAGAACTACACTTCTAATAAAGTAAAAATTATACTTGGTAATACTAATAATCAATAATGATAGGTATTGAAACTATACAAGCAAATGACGATGATAAAGCTACTATAAGGAAAAAATAAAAAATTAAATATATGTAAAGAAACATTTGAAGTAAAATATTAATAACGTTATTTTTACTAATCAGATTTGGTTTAAGAGATAATATAGTTGAAAATGTTTTACAGTTTAATACAAAAAAATATGACTTTGAAAGTTAATCTAAAAAAGTCATAATACTGTTTATCAGTCTAAACCAATTACTAAAATAACAATATAGAAGGAAATCCAAATTTATCTCTATATTTCCTTCTATCCCACTTTCAAGTAATTTAATATCTATCTTATTGGCTAATTGGATGTTTTTGGTTTTCTTGCCTCATCTACTCCTTGCTTTACTTTCTCTAGTACATTCTTTACTGTCTTTTTAACCAAATCTTCCACTGCTACTAATAGTTTATTTACTGCACTCATCCCTACTGCTTGTACATCTTGTTTACCTCCTGCACTACCATCTGCCGCTCCGGATGCTAGTTTCCCATCCTTCACCAATGAACGTAATGCTATCCCTCCTGATACTGCTGATGCTTTTGGAGTATTTGCAGTTGCTAAGTTAGCTACATTACCTCCTTTGGCAAATTTCACCGCAGTTGTCTTATCATCTGGAGCTGTTCCTCCTAATGCCGAATCACCTTCTTCAGATTTAACTATTGATGCTAATATTTCTTCTCCACTTACTGATGATACTATTAATGCAGCTTTACCTGCATCTGTTACGGCCGATGCTTTATTATCTGTAGCTAATATCCTAACTCCCTCCTTATTATCTATACCAGTTCCATTTAACGACATAATCCCTGCAATCGGTTCTGCAACACCTGCACCTTTTGCTATCTCTACTATTCCTTTCAATGCTTTAAGAGCCTTACTTAACTCACCTTCATTTGCTGATGCCCCTGTAGCATCACTTCCTGCCTCACCTACTGGCTTAGAATCACCTACTGTTCCTAAAGACTCTAAATACCCTTTCAATGTACCTAAAACTCCCCTAGCTGAATCAACTATTTCCTTAATTAAATTTTTTGATGAATCATTCTTATCACCACCTGTCTCCGATTTCTTTGCTACTTCTTCTAACTCTTCTGATGCTTTCCCAAGTTTCACACCTAAACTCTTAAAATGATTCCCTACATCCTCTTTCTTTGTAGTTGTGTTCACGCTAAATCCCAATACATCTGACATTAACTCCAAAAATGCATAAAATGCATTCTCTGCACTTCTCCCTACTTCCAGCATTACCTCACTCAAACTTCCTCCTCTCCCGTCTCCTCCTCCTGTCCCTTCTCCTTTCACTCCTCCACTATTACATCCCATCATCATCATCACCAGCATCAATATTATTACTCTTACTTTCCCCTCTCCTTTTTTCTCTATATTCATTCTTCTAGCCTCCTTGTTTTTCTTTTTTTTATTTCCCATTCTTTCATTTTCTTTGACTCCTTATTTTTTTAGCCTTTTTATAGCTTTTATTAGGAAACAAAAAAACATCAATAAATAATGATTAAATGATGATTTATATGAATATTATTCATACAACATACACAATACTGCAAATAAAAAAGAGAGCTTCATTGCTCCCTTTGCCAAAATTTTTACATAATAACTTAACTATATTTCAATATATACTAATTCACCTATTAATTAGATTGATTTTAGAATTGTGTCTAATTTTACCTCTAACCTATCAACCTTATTTAACCTTATTCAATATACAAAAAATAATTATAGATCAATTATTTATTTTTGTTAAAAAAAGCAAAAACTATAAAAAATTTGCAAAAAAATTAAACTTATTCTTTAGATAGAAGAAACATTTACTTATTTAAATATCAGCGTTAATAAAATTCCTATAGTTAAAGTAATAATGGTCCCAAACATCCAAGCATGTAATTTTAATGTTCCTTTAACCTCTAATGCAAATTTATCTATTTTAGTATCAAGTTCATTAAATTTAGTATCTATTTTAGTATCAAGTTCATTAAATTTAGTATCTATTTTATTATTTAGGTTATTTTCAACAGTATCAATCTTAGTATCAAGTTCTCTAATATCAGCCTTTAAACCACGCTCTAATATTTCTAATTTAAGGTTAAAATTACTTTCTAAATATTGAAGATCTTTAATAGTAAGCTCATTTTTATAGTATCTATAAGACAAATCGTCTGCAATCTCTCTATTAATACCCGCTTTTACAAGCTCATTTAGTACCATCTGTCTAGTAATTACAGGTTCCATTTGCATATACTCCATAAAGAATCTCCTTATGTAATTATTATACAATAATTTATAAGCTAAATGAAAGTAAATTTAGTAAAATGCCTAATTCTATCACGATAATTTAAAGACAAAATTAAATATGCTGCTGATAATACATCAAGAGCATCATCATGAACTTTGCCATCTCCATTATATGAATAAATATCACGAAATACAGAACGATTACTATAATATAATAAATGCACCTTGTTATAAGTAAATGGTGTTAATAAAGAAACAATGCTTGCGTGTTTATTTGTTTTGGGTCTTGTTGGTGCAATTCTAAAGTAATTTTGCATATTATCTCTAAGTCTAACATATTCACGTGTTAAAGCCCCAGCTCCTTTAATATCATCTCTATCTTCAATATAAAGAGTATTAACATTAAATTCCCCATTATTACCTTTATTGTATTCATAACATA
The nucleotide sequence above comes from Borrelia duttonii Ly. Encoded proteins:
- a CDS encoding variable large family protein, with translation MNIEKKGEGKVRVIILMLVMMMMGCNSGGVKGEGTGGGDGRGGSLSEVMLEVGRSAENAFYAFLELMSDVLGFSVNTTTKKEDVGNHFKSLGVKLGKASEELEEVAKKSETGGDKNDSSKNLIKEIVDSARGVLGTLKGYLESLGTVGDSKPVGEAGSDATGASANEGELSKALKALKGIVEIAKGAGVAEPIAGIMSLNGTGIDNKEGVRILATDNKASAVTDAGKAALIVSSVSGEEILASIVKSEEGDSALGGTAPDDKTTAVKFAKGGNVANLATANTPKASAVSGGIALRSLVKDGKLASGAADGSAGGKQDVQAVGMSAVNKLLVAVEDLVKKTVKNVLEKVKQGVDEARKPKTSN
- the bdr gene encoding Bdr family repetitive protein, which codes for MEYMQMEPVITRQMVLNELVKAGINREIADDLSYRYYKNELTIKDLQYLESNFNLKLEILERGLKADIRELDTKIDTVENNLNNKIDTKFNELDTKIDTKFNELDTKIDKFALEVKGTLKLHAWMFGTIITLTIGILLTLIFK